A window from Burkholderiales bacterium encodes these proteins:
- the rlmN gene encoding dual-specificity RNA methyltransferase RlmN — MAVNLLGLNPEELGAFLASLEEKPFRARQLLRWMHQRGEERFDAMTDLAKGLRERLAQVAEIRAPEAVSEQRSPDGTIKWLLRVGSDNAIETVFIPDAHRGTLCVSSQVGCALECRFCATGRQGFNRNLTTAEIIAQLWWARKVLARQGLAERPVTNVVLMGMGEPLLNFDHVVRALDLMLDDDAYGLSRRRVTLSTSGIVPAIDRLRERCPVALAVSLHAPDDDLRSYLVPINRKYPLKELMAACRRYVEAGERASRGEPVLAGRKWRRLGSPRDFVTFEYVMLAGVNDRLAHAEALIELTRDVPCKFNLIPFNPFPNAGFETSPASVIATFRDRLLAAGRVATIRKTRGERIDAACGQLAGRVQDRTRRRLRRALEATP, encoded by the coding sequence ATGGCGGTCAACCTGCTGGGTCTCAATCCCGAGGAACTTGGGGCCTTCCTCGCCAGTCTGGAAGAAAAACCTTTCCGCGCCCGGCAGCTTCTGCGCTGGATGCACCAGCGGGGGGAAGAGCGCTTCGACGCCATGACCGATCTGGCCAAGGGACTGCGGGAGCGCCTGGCCCAGGTGGCGGAGATCCGGGCACCGGAAGCGGTGAGCGAGCAGCGTTCGCCGGACGGCACCATCAAGTGGCTGCTCCGGGTGGGGAGCGACAACGCCATCGAGACGGTGTTCATCCCCGATGCCCATCGGGGCACCCTGTGCGTTTCTAGCCAGGTGGGTTGCGCCCTGGAGTGCCGCTTCTGCGCCACAGGGCGCCAAGGCTTCAACCGCAACCTCACCACCGCCGAGATCATCGCCCAGTTGTGGTGGGCCCGCAAGGTGCTGGCACGGCAAGGGCTGGCCGAGCGGCCGGTGACCAACGTGGTGCTGATGGGAATGGGAGAGCCGCTGCTCAACTTCGACCACGTGGTGCGGGCGCTGGACCTCATGCTGGACGACGACGCCTACGGCCTATCCCGGCGCCGGGTGACCCTGTCCACCTCGGGCATCGTGCCCGCCATCGACCGGTTGCGGGAGCGCTGTCCGGTGGCGCTGGCCGTGTCCCTTCACGCGCCCGACGACGATCTGCGCAGCTACCTGGTGCCGATCAACCGCAAGTACCCCCTGAAGGAGCTGATGGCGGCGTGCCGCCGCTATGTGGAAGCGGGGGAGAGGGCGAGCCGGGGCGAGCCGGTCCTCGCCGGCCGCAAGTGGCGGCGGCTCGGCTCGCCCCGGGATTTCGTCACCTTCGAGTACGTGATGCTGGCGGGGGTCAACGATCGCCTCGCCCACGCCGAAGCCCTGATCGAGCTCACCCGGGACGTGCCGTGCAAGTTCAACCTGATCCCGTTCAATCCGTTCCCGAACGCCGGGTTCGAGACTTCCCCCGCCTCGGTGATCGCCACCTTCCGCGACCGGCTGCTCGCCGCCGGCCGGGTGGCTACCATTCGCAAAACCCGGGGCGAGAGGATCGACGCGGCCTGCGGTCAATTGGCGGGACGGGTGCAGGACCGCACCCGCCGCCGGCTGCGGCGTGCCCTGGAGGCGACCCCGTGA
- the ndk gene encoding nucleoside diphosphate kinase, whose protein sequence is MAIERTLSIIKPDAVEKNIIGKIYSRFEAAGLKIVAAKMAYLSEREAEGFYAVHRERPFFRDLVKFMTSGPVMIQVLEGEDAIAKNRELMGATDPKKAAPGTIRADFASTIDANAVHGSDGPETAAMEIAYFFPSSEIYSR, encoded by the coding sequence TGTCGATCATCAAACCCGACGCAGTCGAGAAGAACATCATCGGCAAGATCTATTCCCGCTTCGAAGCCGCGGGACTCAAGATCGTGGCGGCCAAGATGGCCTATTTATCGGAGCGGGAAGCGGAAGGCTTTTACGCCGTGCACCGGGAGCGGCCTTTTTTTCGGGATCTGGTGAAATTCATGACTTCCGGACCGGTCATGATCCAGGTGCTGGAGGGGGAGGACGCCATCGCGAAAAACCGGGAGCTGATGGGGGCGACCGACCCGAAAAAAGCGGCTCCCGGCACCATCCGGGCCGATTTCGCCTCCACCATCGACGCCAACGCGGTTCACGGCTCCGACGGCCCGGAGACCGCGGCGATGGAAATCGCGTACTTTTTCCCCAGCTCGGAAATCTATTCCCGATAG
- the pilF gene encoding type IV pilus biogenesis/stability protein PilW: MKPGIPVALAAFILAACASPPPVQHAPEQAQTQSRYRAEIHTQLGAGYYSRGQLGVALEELNAAFAADPNYGPAYNVLGLVYAALGEPKLAEQNFLRALALNPNDSEARNNYGLFLCQRNRGEEGIGHLLQALRNPLYRTPELAYVNAGDCAQRMGDRKRAQEFFEKALQVQPSQPQALRAMAEIAYGNGRFDDAHAYLTRYLQIAQPDAESLALGVRIERRRGDRQAEASYAAQLRNRFPQSKEARALESGDL; the protein is encoded by the coding sequence GTGAAGCCCGGAATCCCGGTGGCCCTCGCCGCCTTTATCCTCGCCGCCTGCGCTTCGCCGCCCCCAGTGCAGCACGCCCCCGAGCAGGCTCAGACCCAGTCCCGCTACCGGGCGGAAATCCACACTCAACTGGGCGCCGGCTATTACAGCCGCGGCCAGCTCGGCGTGGCGCTGGAGGAGCTGAACGCGGCCTTCGCGGCGGACCCCAACTACGGGCCGGCGTACAACGTCCTGGGACTGGTCTACGCGGCCCTGGGGGAGCCCAAGCTCGCCGAGCAGAACTTCCTCCGGGCCCTCGCCCTTAATCCCAACGACTCCGAAGCGCGCAACAACTACGGCCTGTTCTTGTGCCAGCGCAACCGGGGGGAGGAGGGCATCGGCCACCTTCTGCAGGCCCTGCGCAATCCCCTGTACCGCACGCCGGAGCTGGCCTATGTGAACGCGGGGGATTGCGCCCAGCGGATGGGGGACCGCAAGCGCGCCCAGGAATTTTTCGAGAAAGCCTTGCAGGTCCAGCCGTCCCAGCCCCAGGCCCTGCGGGCGATGGCGGAGATCGCCTACGGAAACGGCCGTTTCGACGACGCCCACGCCTATCTCACCCGCTACCTGCAGATCGCCCAGCCGGATGCGGAAAGCCTGGCCTTGGGCGTGCGGATCGAGCGCCGGCGGGGAGATCGCCAGGCGGAGGCGAGCTACGCGGCCCAGTTGCGCAACCGCTTCCCCCAGTCGAAGGAAGCCCGGGCGTTGGAGTCGGGCGATTTGTAA
- the ispG gene encoding 4-hydroxy-3-methylbut-2-en-1-yl diphosphate synthase (flavodoxin), with protein MRYGVDERRKSLPVRVDRVVIGGGAPIVVQSMTNTDTADGEATARQVLALARAGSELVRITVNTAEAAREVPRIRERLDRWGCPVPLVGDFHFNGHKLLTQFPACAEALAKYRINPGNVGHGSRRDSQFAVMIETACRYGKPVRIGVNWGSLDPQLLARLMDENAKRQEPLSAAAVTREALVASALESAGQAVRLGLPRDRIVLSCKVSGVQDLIAVYRELARRCDYPLHLGLTEAGMGTKGVVASSAALAVLLQEGIGDTIRISLTPEPGGDRTQEVVVAQELLQTMGLRAFAPLVVACPGCGRTTSTFFQSLAQSVQRYVRAQMPAWRARYPGVENLTVAVMGCVVNGPGESKHANIGISLPGTGEVPVAPVYVDGVKTVTLKGERIAEEFQAIIDQYVATRYGSPAAPAAEAAPAGEPAGAPR; from the coding sequence ATGCGCTACGGTGTCGATGAACGGCGGAAAAGCCTGCCCGTCCGCGTAGACCGGGTGGTGATCGGCGGGGGCGCCCCCATCGTGGTTCAATCCATGACCAATACGGACACGGCGGACGGGGAGGCTACGGCCCGGCAGGTTCTGGCTTTGGCCCGGGCGGGCTCGGAGCTGGTGCGCATCACGGTGAACACCGCCGAGGCGGCGCGAGAAGTGCCCCGCATCCGGGAGCGCCTGGACCGGTGGGGCTGCCCCGTGCCCCTGGTGGGGGATTTCCACTTTAACGGCCACAAGCTTCTCACCCAGTTCCCGGCCTGCGCGGAGGCGCTGGCGAAATACCGCATCAATCCCGGCAACGTGGGGCACGGTTCCAGGCGGGACAGCCAGTTCGCCGTCATGATCGAGACCGCCTGCCGGTACGGAAAGCCGGTGCGCATCGGCGTCAACTGGGGCAGCCTGGATCCCCAGCTCCTCGCGCGGCTGATGGACGAAAACGCGAAGCGCCAGGAGCCCCTGTCGGCGGCGGCCGTGACCCGGGAGGCCCTGGTCGCCTCCGCCCTGGAGAGCGCCGGGCAGGCGGTGCGCCTGGGGCTGCCCCGGGACCGCATCGTCCTCTCCTGCAAGGTGAGCGGGGTGCAGGATCTCATCGCCGTCTACCGAGAGCTCGCCCGCCGCTGCGACTACCCCCTGCACCTGGGGCTGACCGAGGCGGGCATGGGCACCAAGGGAGTCGTGGCCTCTAGCGCCGCCTTGGCGGTGCTCTTGCAGGAGGGCATCGGCGACACCATCCGCATCTCCCTCACCCCGGAGCCGGGCGGCGACCGCACCCAGGAGGTGGTGGTGGCCCAAGAGCTGCTGCAGACCATGGGCCTGCGGGCCTTCGCTCCCCTGGTGGTGGCCTGCCCCGGCTGCGGCCGCACCACCAGCACCTTCTTCCAGAGCCTGGCCCAGAGCGTCCAGCGCTACGTGCGCGCCCAGATGCCGGCCTGGCGCGCCCGCTATCCGGGGGTGGAGAACCTGACCGTGGCGGTGATGGGGTGCGTGGTGAACGGGCCCGGGGAGAGCAAGCACGCCAACATCGGCATCTCGCTGCCCGGCACGGGGGAAGTTCCGGTGGCTCCGGTCTACGTGGACGGGGTGAAGACGGTGACCTTGAAGGGCGAGCGCATCGCCGAAGAGTTCCAGGCGATCATCGACCAGTACGTGGCGACCCGCTACGGTTCTCCGGCGGCCCCGGCGGCGGAGGCGGCGCCCGCGGGCGAACCGGCGGGAGCCCCGCGCTGA